Proteins encoded in a region of the Myxococcales bacterium genome:
- a CDS encoding MotA/TolQ/ExbB proton channel family protein, which translates to MSEIEAYAAVRDFVETGGDVLLVIGVVTFWMWILILERYWFFFWVHPGSADQVQLEWDAREDHKSWGAHKIRLLLLTDVDIELQRGLQIIVSLVALCPMLGLLGTVTGMIEVFDVMASSGSGNVRGMAGGISKATLPTMAGMMAALSGLVFSVQLERRAKKEGRLMSDRLITTHV; encoded by the coding sequence ATGTCTGAGATCGAGGCATATGCGGCGGTCCGCGACTTCGTTGAGACCGGGGGCGACGTGCTCCTTGTCATCGGAGTGGTGACCTTCTGGATGTGGATATTGATCCTAGAGCGCTACTGGTTCTTCTTCTGGGTTCACCCCGGGTCCGCAGATCAGGTTCAGCTAGAATGGGACGCGCGCGAGGACCATAAGAGCTGGGGCGCCCACAAGATTCGGCTACTGCTCCTCACGGACGTGGATATCGAACTCCAGCGCGGGCTTCAGATTATTGTGTCGCTGGTAGCGCTGTGCCCGATGCTGGGGCTGCTGGGAACCGTCACCGGCATGATCGAGGTGTTCGACGTAATGGCGAGTTCCGGCAGCGGAAATGTGCGCGGTATGGCCGGAGGCATTTCAAAGGCGACACTGCCGACAATGGCGGGAATGATGGCGGCGCTCTCCGGGCTGGTTTTCAGCGTTCAGCTCGAGCGTCGCGCGAAAAAAGAAGGCCGGCTGATGTCGGATCGACTGATCACCACGCACGTTTGA
- a CDS encoding biopolymer transporter ExbD gives MRMNMNQFDDDNENEVDLTPMLDVVFIMLIFFIVTASFVKESGIEVNKPNAVTAERKEKGNILVAISADNQIWIDRRQVDPRALRANIERMHAENPNGAVVIQADTESKNGLLVLVMDAARQAGVKSVSIAAEVVE, from the coding sequence ATGCGGATGAACATGAACCAATTCGACGACGATAATGAAAACGAGGTGGATCTCACGCCGATGCTCGACGTCGTGTTCATCATGCTGATCTTCTTCATCGTGACGGCTTCCTTCGTGAAGGAGTCCGGGATCGAGGTCAACAAGCCGAACGCGGTGACGGCCGAGCGCAAGGAAAAGGGCAACATCCTCGTAGCGATTTCAGCGGACAACCAAATCTGGATCGACCGACGCCAGGTCGACCCGCGGGCGTTGCGGGCGAACATCGAGCGCATGCACGCGGAAAACCCGAATGGCGCCGTTGTGATCCAGGCTGACACCGAGAGCAAGAACGGGTTGCTCGTCCTGGTGATGGACGCGGCACGCCAGGCAGGCGTGAAGAGCGTGTCGATCGCCGCCGAAGTGGTTGAGTAG
- a CDS encoding energy transducer TonB, translating into MAIRLLSVTMVAAAITFSLFWAMQALVGVAWEAIEAKPALSIDFVRLKRDTSAETKKREIPDRKKPEAPPPPPQISVTENLNPDDTAGMIVPMIEGTLDLAIADLGTGGSDRDVVPLVRIKPQYPMSAKQRGIEGWVELMYTITKAGTVKDIRVTASHPGSIFNKSAVQAVSKWKYNAKVEQGVAVERPGVRQRIKFQLPR; encoded by the coding sequence ATGGCAATTCGACTTCTTTCAGTGACGATGGTGGCAGCGGCCATCACTTTTTCGCTCTTCTGGGCTATGCAGGCGCTAGTTGGAGTCGCTTGGGAGGCGATCGAAGCAAAGCCAGCACTCTCGATAGACTTTGTCCGGTTAAAGCGCGATACCTCGGCCGAGACAAAGAAGCGCGAGATCCCGGACCGGAAGAAGCCCGAAGCGCCGCCGCCGCCGCCGCAGATCAGCGTCACCGAGAACCTGAACCCCGACGATACGGCGGGCATGATCGTTCCCATGATCGAAGGCACACTCGATCTGGCGATTGCCGACCTGGGTACCGGGGGCTCCGACCGCGATGTGGTACCGCTGGTGCGCATCAAACCCCAGTACCCGATGAGCGCGAAGCAGCGCGGCATCGAGGGCTGGGTCGAACTCATGTACACGATCACGAAGGCAGGCACGGTCAAGGACATCAGAGTTACCGCCTCCCATCCTGGATCGATCTTCAACAAGTCTGCAGTTCAGGCTGTGAGTAAGTGGAAGTACAATGCCAAAGTCGAGCAGGGAGTCGCAGTAGAGCGACCCGGTGTCCGGCAGCGAATCAAGTTCCAGCTACCGAGGTGA